The following coding sequences are from one Lolium rigidum isolate FL_2022 chromosome 6, APGP_CSIRO_Lrig_0.1, whole genome shotgun sequence window:
- the LOC124659513 gene encoding uncharacterized protein LOC124659513, translating into MASWPQLSAKAAADGHRCDIDLDLKPRWDDGATTYLIRFDLSGFKKDEFKVLVDAGGRLTLRGQRPSGHVRVNKALQLPPTADFDKIAARFDGRMLCLTVPKLPVAEMALARMDEAKELAAWETEAEKERSEWDRGQVIAAAVAAFALGVVVTHKLLSAKHV; encoded by the exons ATGGCGAGCTGGCCGCAGTTATCAGCGAAAGCCGCGGCGGACGGGCACCGATGCGACATCGACTTGGATCTCAAACCCCGTTGGGACGACGGGGCCACGACCTATCTCATTCGCTTCGACCTCTCAG GATTCAAGAAGGACGAGTTCAAGGTGCTCGTGGACGCCGGCGGCAGGCTGACCCTCCGCGGCCAGCGCCCCTCCGGACACGTGCGGGTCAACAAGGCGCTCCAGCTGCCTCCTACGGCGGACTTCGACAAGATCGCCGCCCGGTTCGACGGCAGAATGCTCTGCCTCACCGTGCCTAAACTGCCGGTTGCCGAAATGGCGCTGGCGAGGATGGACGAAGCGAAAGAGCTGGCCGCGTGGGAGACGGAGGCGGAGAAAGAGCGATCCGAATGGGACCGGGGGCAGGTGATCGCGgctgccgtcgccgccttcgcgctcggcgtcgtcgtcactcaCAAGTTACTGTCGGCAAAGCATGTCTAA
- the LOC124660640 gene encoding mitochondrial outer membrane protein porin 3 encodes MAPGLYTDIGKKTRDLLYRDYCTHQKFTLTTCTPEGVAITAAGTRLNESIFGELQTQLKTKNLTVDIKTNSESDLLTTVTVDGLGTPGLKSILSLVVPDQRSGKLDFLYLHELAGLNASVGLNPNPMVNLSGVFGSKELSVGVDVSFDTATSNFTKYNAALSLTNQDLIASLHLNNHGDTLTASYYHLVKLHSSTAAVGAELSHSFSRNESTMIFGSQHSLDPHTTAKARFNNYGMASALVQHEWRPKSLITISGEVDTKAIEKSTKVGLSLVLKP; translated from the exons ATGGCTCCTGGACTCTACACGGACATCGGCAAGAAGACCAGAG ATCTGCTGTACCGGGACTACTGCACACACCAGAAGTTCACCCTCACCACATGCACCCCGGAGGGCGTT GCAATCACAGCTGCAGGAACAAGGTTAAACGAGTCCATCTTTGGTGAGCTTCAGACCCAGCTTAAGACCAAGAACCTAACAGTTGATATCAAAACAAACTCAGAGTCAGAT CTTTTGACGACAGTCACAGTTGATGGGTTAGGAACTCCTGGGCTGAAATCAATCCTCAGCTTGGTTGTTCCAGACCAGAGGTCAGGGAAG CTGGATTTCCTGTACTTGCATGAATTGGCCGGTCTCAATGCAAGTGTTGGGCTGAATCCCAACCCTATGGTTAATCTCTCTGGTGTCTTTGGAAGCAAAGAACTGTCAGTTGGTGTTGATGTTTCATTCGACACGGCAACTAGCAATTTCACCAAGTACAATGCTGCATTAAGCCTCACAAATCAGGATCTTATTGCTTCCCTCCACCT GAACAACCATGGTGACACCTTGACTGCATCTTACTACCACTTGGTAAAGCTACATTCGTCCACTGCTGCTGTTGGAGCTGAGCTGTCCCACAGCTTCTCAAGGAACGAGAGCACAATGATATTTGGATCGCAGCACTCGTTGGATCCCCACACCACCGCGAAGGCACGCTTCAACAACTATGGCATGGCCAGTGCCCTTGTCCAGCATGAATGGCGCCCCAAGTCACTCATCACAATCTCTGGTGAGGTTGACACAAAGGCAATTGAGAAGAGCACGAAAGTTGGTTTGTCATTGGTGCTCAAGCCTTGA
- the LOC124668549 gene encoding inactive protein RESTRICTED TEV MOVEMENT 2-like, whose amino-acid sequence MASKQRSSPAKAAAADCDPVYEWVIGDGSYLLRLTLPGFKKEDFRVHVDPSGRLTIIVGHRPVDGVAGTVRLHKVFQLPHTSDLDGITGRYDGSALMLTVPKLPSSAVPPPETPMEQVKEAAADVADKPTDKKCRVGREAERLIEAARARLQGRQKEEAATKEQTAASSKKSPAREVDGRKEEPKPEAPATPAEKVMKQEDDHDEKAKAAEHKAKLDREAEQRIEAARARLYAAEREAEREREQNGCWNWKERATEEGLKWAETIGNNKEVIATAVAAFTLGFFVSHRIFSRS is encoded by the exons ATGGCGAGCAAGCAAAGATCGTCGCCGGCCAAAGCCGCGGCGGCAGATTGTGATCCGGTGTACGAGTGGGTCATCGGCGACGGAAGCTATCTTCTCCGCCTCACCCTCCCAG GGTTCAAGAAAGAGGATTTCCGGGTGCACGTCGACCCCAGCGGCCGGCTGACCATCATCGTCGGCCACCGCCCCGTTGATGGCGTAGCCGGGACCGTGCGGCTGCACAAGGTGTTCCAGCTGCCACACACGTCCGACCTCGACGGGATCACCGGCCGGTACGACGGCAGCGCTCTCATGCTCACCGTGCCCAAGCTACCATCCAGCGCGGTACCACCACCGGAGACGCCCATGGAACAGGTCAAAGAGGCCGCGGCCGATGTCGCCGACAAGCCAACGGATAAAAAATGCAGGGTTGGACGGGAGGCGGAGCGGCTGATCGAGGCGGCGAGGGCGAGGTTGCAGGGGAGgcagaaggaggaggcggcgacgaagGAGCAAACTGCAGCGAGCAGCAAGAAGTCGCCTGCCAGAGAAGTGGACGGAAGGAAAGAGGAGCCCAAACCggaggcgccggcgacgccgGCTGAGAAGGTGATGAAACAAGAAGATGATCACGACGAGAAGGCCAAGGCCGCTGAACACAAGGCGAAGCTCGATCGTGAGGCGGAGCAGAGGATCGAGGCGGCCAGGGCGAGGCTGTATGCCGCGGAGAGAGaggcggagagggagagggagcagaATGGCTGCTGGAATTGGAAGGAGCGGGCGACGGAGGAGGGCCTCAAGTGGGCGGAGACCATCGGCAATAACAAGGAGGTGATCGCCACCGCCGTGGCCGCCTTCACGTTAGGCTTCTTCGTCTCCCACAGGATCTTCTCCAGGAGCTGA